CAaatcatcctcatccccacTCATAGGTCGACCCACTCGGAGGAGCAAAATTCCCATTCTGGTTTGGAGCGTAATGAATATACAATATCAATATCTATATCCTCACGGGGATTCTGCACACAGCTTTGAACCATGGCCTGTGGGATAGCCACTCGACGTGTTCGGTTCCACCATCGGCGACAAGAATGATCTTCACGGTGATTGAGTTACGGCCATGGCCCGTCATGGCTGCGTACGCTGCCGGGCTGTATGTGCTGTTCTGTTTTCTCCTGGTGGTGTATCGACTCTATCTCAGTCCTCTCAGCCGCTTCCCCGGCCCTAAACTCGCCGCCGCAACACAGTGGTACGAGACATATTATGAGATGTTCAACCGTGGCGGTGGCATGTTCACTAAGCATATCAAGAAACTGCACGAGGAATACGGTCAGTTCCTTTGAACTTGGAAACCCGCAAAGGATATCATGCTAACCGGCCCAGGCCCTGTTATCCGCATCAATCCGTGGGAATTGCACATCGACGATCCAGAGTTTTACGAGACCATCTATGCCCCATCTGCTCCATTCGACAAGCTGAAAGTATTCGAAAACCGATTCAATATACCCACCGCTGCCTTTTCCACTGCAGACCACGTGGCGCACAAACGACGCCGGGCAGCGTTGAACCCCTTCTTTACAAGAAGTAAAATCCAAGCCCATGCTCCGTTTATCCAGACGGTCGTCGACACCACTTGCACCCGTCTAGAGAAGGAATTTGGCGGCAAGCAGAAGCCGGTCGTTCTAAATGACATGTTTGCCTGCCTGTCGGCCGACGTGATTGTAGCTTTGGCCTTTGGGGATGAACCCACGATCTGCCACAGTGAGAATTGGCAGACTCCTTTCACCAAGGGAATGGACAATATGGTTTCTGCGACGCATCTCAACTCCCAGTTTCCATTCATGGTCCATGTCGTCAATGCCATTCCGGATAGCCTCATGGCCAAGTCGGCCTTGTTCCAGCCGATCATTGAATTTCGTCATGTATATATTCATCCTTCCATCCCCAAACTCCGATACCTTGCAATATCTCGGCTGTTGACTGGGAATAAATAGGGCCTAGACCGCCGCATTCGCCAGCTTCTGGGCGACCGTAAGGCGCAGAAACCCACTGGGAGCACAGTCTTTGAAGTCCTTCTCAATTCCAAACTCCCTCCGCACGAACTGACGGAACAGCGCCTCCAACACGAGGCCGTCAGTATTATCGGAGCTGGATTTGATACCACACGTCAGATGCTGACATTGATCTGCTTCCATATTCTGTACCACCCGGAGGTCTATACCAGACTGCAGCAGGAGCTCGTCGAGGCGATTCCCGATCCGAATCAGGTCCCC
This sequence is a window from Aspergillus puulaauensis MK2 DNA, chromosome 6, nearly complete sequence. Protein-coding genes within it:
- a CDS encoding cytochrome P450 (COG:Q;~EggNog:ENOG410PMFG;~InterPro:IPR001128,IPR017972,IPR002401,IPR036396;~PFAM:PF00067;~SMCOG1034:cytochrome P450;~TransMembrane:1 (o15-36i);~antiSMASH:Cluster_6.5;~go_function: GO:0005506 - iron ion binding [Evidence IEA];~go_function: GO:0016705 - oxidoreductase activity, acting on paired donors, with incorporation or reduction of molecular oxygen [Evidence IEA];~go_function: GO:0020037 - heme binding [Evidence IEA];~go_process: GO:0055114 - oxidation-reduction process [Evidence IEA]), with translation MIFTVIELRPWPVMAAYAAGLYVLFCFLLVVYRLYLSPLSRFPGPKLAAATQWYETYYEMFNRGGGMFTKHIKKLHEEYGPVIRINPWELHIDDPEFYETIYAPSAPFDKLKVFENRFNIPTAAFSTADHVAHKRRRAALNPFFTRSKIQAHAPFIQTVVDTTCTRLEKEFGGKQKPVVLNDMFACLSADVIVALAFGDEPTICHSENWQTPFTKGMDNMVSATHLNSQFPFMVHVVNAIPDSLMAKSALFQPIIEFRHGLDRRIRQLLGDRKAQKPTGSTVFEVLLNSKLPPHELTEQRLQHEAVSIIGAGFDTTRQMLTLICFHILYHPEVYTRLQQELVEAIPDPNQVPSWSQLQQLPYLTACIEEGLRIGFGTVQRSPRISPNPIQYQNYVIPPGTPISEDSYHMHLNEDVFPDSYSYKPERWLGNPKGPDGVKQLSRYMVAFGRGARMCLGMQMAYCELYLMLATMLRRLKFELFETDRSDVDFYVDWLTPHAKLDSKGVRVLVKGVA